Proteins encoded in a region of the Mercenaria mercenaria strain notata chromosome 1, MADL_Memer_1, whole genome shotgun sequence genome:
- the LOC123533350 gene encoding dynein light chain 2, cytoplasmic-like, whose product MTDRKAVIKNADMSEDLQQDAVDCATQALEKYNIEKDIAAYVKKEFDKKYNPTWHCIVGRNFGSYVTHETKHFIYFYLGQVAILLFKSG is encoded by the coding sequence ATGACCGACAGAAAGGCTGTAATTAAGAATGCGGACATGTCCGAAGACTTGCAACAAGATGCTGTAGACTGCGCTACACAAGCCCTGGAAAAATATAACATAGAAAAGGACATTGCCGCCTACGTCAagaaagaatttgacaaaaaatacaaCCCTACATGGCATTGCATTGTAGGAAGGAATTTTGGAAGCTACGTCACTCATGAAACCAAACATTTCATCTACTTCTACCTTGGACAAGTGGCAATTCTCCTTTTCAAGTCAGGTTGA